The segment TTATAAAGAGGACACTTTTTCTGCTGTTTTCGTTGAACATTAATCGCTACTTTCTGCCTTCATCTTTTTTGTCGATCATTGGAAAAAATCAATCTGCATTCgcgttaatttacaattaatttcccGATCGTCGCATAACAGCTATGCTAAATAGAATTAGCTGGAAGAAAACAACGTTCGAGTTAACAATTTATATTCCGCAATGATGGATGATGATAAATGATTATTAGATTCCCGTTTATCATATTTTGTTTAGCTTCTCTGTAGTGTTATGttgttataaatatcatgCAGCGATGTTTTGTTATTGGATATTTATGCGTTTTTGATGCATCGTTGACTGAAATCAGCATAAGAGAATTCAGAGTCGGAGAAAATCTGCAATTTATAAGTTAGATAACttcaaataatatagaaaaacgtAGCATACAAGAGGCTCTCTTTggtgatttttaataaattcaaactTCTCGTTAAAAGCCGTTGTTCTAATACGATAATCAGAAGTTTGGACTCGATTGCGCTGTTATATAATTGCTCTACACacatatactatattacgcAATTGCTcacgaaagaaaattctaaaGTAAATGGAAGAAACTGTGGTTGCAACTACATCACTTTTCGTTACTTCTCCATTCATACGACTATTTCTATTCATGCAGTACACATTTACTAAATGTTTGCATAAATGTCTTATAACCTCTGTACGTAATACACATTTTCACattgatttcaaatatttccaatatagTCATGACTGTCGTGTCTCATTACGGTGTTAATGAAATCATAAAATGTTCTATGTAATGTATACGATACAGCTTTCTATGTTAAACGACCAAGAAAAAGAGTTCTTTCGAAGAGTTTTGTCGTGATCCATTGCATATCTCTCTACGTTGCTTGCAGAGTATAGCCGTCGTTCAGCCATCGATCGCTGAACCGATGCGCATCCCGATCACGAGACATCGCGAGATCGCACGTCACACGCTTCGTTTCCTTCGATCTGAATAAGCCGTATTTTTTCTCCCTAAACGCCGGTCGATCGTTAACGAACTTGATATTACAATACATCAGcgttcataaataattaacgttGATTATCCAACGATTTAAATACACTCTTACAGTCCTTGACTGTATAATAACGCACGATTAATGTCCATTCGTGTTTCCTTAGCAATCGATCGGCAACTCGTCATCAAACATACTCAAGATGGTAGACCGTAAATCTTCTATTTCACAGAATATAAACCCGGAAGCGGAGTACAAGGTAAACGAAGTAGCAGCCGAGTCGCAAAACAACGAGGTCAAAGTACAATTCGCGGATGAACAGGGCAGCAACGATGCAGCGCCACCATTGACGCCTCTCGAAGAAGTAGAGACTGAAGATGACGAGAACAGAAACAAAAGGTTCCTCCCTGGTCTGGGCGGCTCCAGCAGCTCTGGCAACTTCGTCTTTGATATAATCAGGGTGAGTTTTCCGTAATAAAGAAAGCGTTTCCTGTTCCACTGCGTCTCTTCAGTATCGGGTGAAAAGTGGAAGTTTACATTCTGTGGATCTTAATTATTGTCATGGATTTTTGTAATGGATTTTTGTAATTCATGGGCGATGTTTAATCGATAAACGTAGCTGAGGATTTTGTCCATTTGATGACACTAAGATTCGAACAGACTAATCTTCTAAAACGATTAAACCATTCGCAGTGTAGCGTGTGAGAAACTCCGGCAAACTGTCGTATCTTACATGTGGTAATACGTAAcgtaattattatagtattagaTCGAGGggttttatgcaaatttatatttttatgggtACGAGTAAAGCAAAGGAATCTAAAGAGACCCGCAACatctattaaagaaaaaagaaagatccgACACGCcactttcattattttatatgtatcatTTGCATGTATTAAGTATCATTTTTCTGTGAATTTCTGTATAAATGCATACAAATCTGCAGCCTAGGAATTATTAATACTTATTTTCCAGAAGAAGTAGAAAGTACGTATTTCTTGTATCACGTATCAGAAACCTTGaagattaagaaataattattttccaagtCATATTACATTACCTAGTTCACTGCAACAATAATTAAGTCGaataattattgaaacatTCGATGGATAATACTCTGTCGATTAATCTCGATATTTCCAATCACCGTACAATTTACTGCTCTTAATAGTATTAGACGTCGAACAACTCAATGCACGATATTTGAATTGAATGTATAGatggataaaaaagaaaaagaaaaaagaatttgtatAAGAAAAGGTATAGCTTTGCGTCAAAAACATAAAGATCGAAAATAGTACTGCAGAAATTGGtagatttaatattcaaataagcAGCGAACAGAAGGACACAGGCAAGGGCGCCTACTTTGATACCGGTGAAAGTCTACGACCGAATTTCCCAGCTGTGTAGCTTGGTTACTATTCCAAGGTTCTCGACCTAGGCGCGACCTAACCTCGTGGATGATTAGAGACGAGACGAAAACGTCCTCGAGGCTCATGCTTcataaacgagaaaaaaaaaaaaaaaaatagaaaatttagcaCGTCGCAAGAAACGCGCTAGAACAAGAAGTACGTGATCCTATCTTTTGCGTCGCATTTGGAAATCACGATTGCGTAAACAGCTAATAATTTCGATTTTCGAATCGTATTCTCGATTTTTCGTTCCTTCGAAATTCAAATTGAACGCGTTTGGAAAAGTTACGCTgtgatatttaaaacaaatttctgatTAGCTTCCATTCTCTTGATCGCGTTTATAAAGATACAAGTAACTGCGTGGAGTTGGCGATTTCGAGTAGCGTTAAAGCTTTCCCTCGCCGTCTTTGGCTACTTATCTTATGATCCTTTGTTATCAAAGGCTACCAATGTTCGCAATCGCTAATGGAGAACTTACGCGATCCTGAGTAATACGCGCGACTGTTTGGAACTAGTCGATAGACCGACCTCCTTTTACGGTATCGAAAAACTACCGTTCGTTTCCTTGAAAGTACGATACGAAATATCGGATTGAAACATTTCACATTTTCTTAGAACGTTCTGGGAAATCTGTTGCATTATACTATTCTATTCTGATCCTCCACTCTTCACGCGATAAACAATCTGGAGAAAAGCAATCCCCAAGAAACCAATGGACCCGAAACAAAATGACTGAAACGAACTAGAATAAACGCAGAATCGTCGCATTGACCAAAGACAAATACCAAGAAAAATACTCGTCTCGTCAgtcgttaaaaacaatttcaGCCGCTTTGCAGGACATCCACTTCATCGACGACGAATACTAATCCACTATCGTGAAGCGGAGGGAGAAAAATCGCTTGTTGTCGATACGACACGCGACAATCATGAccgaaacaaagaaaagaacagaaaAGAATGACTAAATAGACAGGCGTTCTCCCGAGGAGCGGATCAGTAAACGAAAGTTCTCGTCTCTGTTCTCGTTTAGCAAGCGGCCGACGGGGCGGCAAGAGCGGCGGGCACGGTGTACCGCGTGGTGGCAGGTACGCAGAGCCTAGGGCTCGGTTTAAGCGCCTCTCGGGACTTGGGCCCGATTCCCCAAGGTGCCGCCCCTGCTGCCGCTCCAGCTGGTTCCTCGACCACGGCGGGATCCTCGACCAGCGCACCGGCCGCGTCAGGAGCCGGCAACCTACCACCGGTACGCTAATCCTTCCGAGCAGAGCCGAACGGACACTGCCTACTGCACTTCTCTCTGTCTGCCTGTCTGtctgttctctctctctctctctctctctctcttactctCTTTATCTCTCTTCTGAATTTCACTTGTCCACTCGGTGAACGGATACCACAGGTTTCTTGATGACGATTTTCAGTGGTTTCGCTGAATGTTGGCCTATGGGAACCTGGTCGGCTTTCTGTTTGCTCTGGCTTTAACTCACTGTCTGTTTCTCTTTGCCAATGGCGCTTGGTGGATGACACTTTCCTTTCTCTAACACGTTAATTCTCGAGCAAGGTCTTTTATGGTAACGCACCACTTCAAGATGTATTTCTTCCGAAAAGATGGCTTTCCGTTTgttatagaaatatgaatGTTACGATGTAAGGAGTTTCAACTCGAGGTAATATTGGTTTGCAATAATAATATCGTTCTCTAGTGCATCCAATATCTAATATTTGCATCTATCTCGCAAGAAGTACTTTGCACGTCTACAAGCAACGAACCGCATATTTAACAGCACCCAATCCTCTGTACATCGAAGCAAAGCATGCAACTGTGTTTGATCAGCATGTACTCCTCGCACGTGACTAACGATCACCTGTTACTCGTACCGCGTGTTCTTTTGTTTATCCTTCGTCTTCCGTTTACTTGATTATTCGAACATCGTTCGTGTGGTCTGTCTGTCCTTTCTTCGCTCTTCATTAACTTGCCTTCCCCGTGTTTCGTCGTGCCTTCTTCGTCGATTTCCCTTAGCCACGATCGTACGTGGATTGTGCACCAGGACATTTAATCCGATCGTCCACCCTGTTGAGGAAGATCCGTCACGCGAATAATTTCAGAAACCTGGGGCACAATTCGCGCAACGTTCATCGATTTTCTCATAGTCCTAGCGTAGAGTCTTAGATGTAATGCATCATCGTTGTCACTAACCAAAACCCTGTTTACATTCGTCCTGTATTCCCATCTCGACCGactgaaagaatatttttggtATTCTTTAAAGATAATTTCAACAACGACATGGAAGATCTGCAATTTAGTTTCCATATACAATGGCTGAtgaatgtatttttatgtacatgtacattgcgtgttttatataaaacactttgaaatttcaccaacattttaacgagacacgactgACATTATCACATTGGTAAAATCcgaaacaaatctgaaaatctatatagaagttacaagacATTTAACGCAGATATATATGTTTAGTTAAAGAAAATTGGTAATGCggtatgataaaataaaatttcgaaatgttaCACATGTACGtacaaaaatttcgaaacgtttaaatactttcgtaagCCATCGCATGTATTCGCCCGAAGAATTGTTTCAATGTGACAACTTTCAGTCCTTCGAACGCCACGTAACACCGATTATCGTCATATCTTCCTACTAACTGTAACCTCCACGTTTATCGATCCTATTCTCCGATTCTGGACAAGTATTCAGTGACCCTGTAAATCCTTCGTTCCGTCACGTCCGACTCATCTTTTATCCAATTGTTCCACCCGACCAACGGTCCCGACGCGACACCGACAACCAGCGACTAAAGACTTTCGGCGAAGCAACTGGCTGATGGACATCCCGGCCGATTTTCTCGGAATCTCAGGGCAGCCATTGATCGATTGCCGATTCTCTCGTTGTTGTGATCTCGTACTCGTTCATTGCACATTCGTACGTTGTATATTGTTAGCGTCGTAGCCGTAGCTCGTTCGTTGCTACTGGGACGCACCAAAAGCAACGCGCAGCCAGACGATTTCGCTTCGCGTTGTCCAATAATTTCgcttcttttcgtttcgaatCTCTGACTGAATGCGTACGGAGAAAATGAGATTCTTACACACAGCCGAGTCGTCTGGCCTCGTACacgaatttttctaaatagtAGTATTGTAAATTGATAGCACGGTGCGTGACGTACGATTTTTTAACGACCGAGCAGTAAAGTAAGTATGTGCGTCATGCTGTCTGTAATTATCACTGTAACGTCGTATTGTCTTTTTGGGTccttgtaaatatatttctagttTTGATGCACCTTTAGGTTGTCCATAATGCGACAGTGTCACGAAACTTTGAAATGTCGAGATTTCGAAGTTATCTCGCGAAAGTATATTgtcattgtataaattatattgcaaGAATACGAATAGAAAGATATCCTGAGCGTATGGACACCCTATAACGATATCCGAAACAATGTCACGAGCCGAAGGAGCGCACGTAAGGATCGTAGCAGCAAGATCGATGAATCGTAGCCGCAAGTAGGATTCAGGATGTAAAAGCACCGTAGTATCGGGAGCGCTGAAGCTGGACGTGGAGCTGCTACACACCGCAACTATCtctctatttaaaaaataaaatatcaatgacAACGATTTACGCGATGATCGATGACAATGAACGATCTACGCAAC is part of the Bombus fervidus isolate BK054 chromosome 7, iyBomFerv1, whole genome shotgun sequence genome and harbors:
- the LOC139988801 gene encoding uncharacterized protein isoform X1, whose protein sequence is MKLIAILATALCVTLVGSIPLSDKDRLQSEALNRLVMAEADNEAALRNKRTIGILRELFPEASQNINPEAEYKVNEVAAESQNNEVKVQFADEQGSNDAAPPLTPLEEVETEDDENRNKRFLPGLGGSSSSGNFVFDIIRQAADGAARAAGTVYRVVAGTQSLGLGLSASRDLGPIPQGAAPAAAPAGSSTTAGSSTSAPAASGAGNLPPLVAGSGGDGSAGKGAEEPQEAIPGPVTRFFVIVNRGISNLVQDLILRLAATSERIVNFKARLITSVI
- the LOC139988801 gene encoding uncharacterized protein isoform X2 → MKLIAILATALCVTLVGSIPLSDKDRLQSENINPEAEYKVNEVAAESQNNEVKVQFADEQGSNDAAPPLTPLEEVETEDDENRNKRFLPGLGGSSSSGNFVFDIIRQAADGAARAAGTVYRVVAGTQSLGLGLSASRDLGPIPQGAAPAAAPAGSSTTAGSSTSAPAASGAGNLPPLVAGSGGDGSAGKGAEEPQEAIPGPVTRFFVIVNRGISNLVQDLILRLAATSERIVNFKARLITSVI